From the genome of Candidatus Promineifilum breve, one region includes:
- a CDS encoding MvaI/BcnI family restriction endonuclease: MSITDYDQLIHLFRNAGVVRLYIKRLSPNDNSKNQIYLGSDFQTLNILPHRTPVREKDNFKAHLNLEWLDESGNLNKAPTAQLILYPQYPEVRMSGFLKGAANAPNRLLTSRDEGRVMFLGVAASDKIIGYVIDRDNPISSVIARLIDTNSAGVFTEIFIGETNLRELLLKLAEIYRKGWIDSKRLNSNGNAVPCNAPNCGGYTLEAELGVTPNGYPLPDYLDFEIKQYGVNNFESMKPLSPLTLMTPEPTGGYYVDMGVEAFVRKYGYTDKMGRPDRLNFGGIHTIGKRTDITGLTLNLKGYNSVKGNFDPDNGGIVLEDDQGRIAALWNFSSLMEHWTIKHARAGYIPSMARTELAKQYSYGPIISLGLGTDFKLFLDAIAVGHIYYDPGIKVENISSDHPKTKRRSQFRIRISSLYTLYRSWQEYNLAVL, encoded by the coding sequence ATGAGCATTACCGATTACGATCAGTTGATCCATCTTTTCCGTAACGCGGGTGTTGTCCGCCTTTACATTAAGCGGCTTTCTCCAAACGATAATTCAAAGAACCAGATTTATCTGGGCTCTGATTTCCAAACACTAAATATCTTGCCTCATCGTACACCTGTACGCGAAAAAGATAATTTCAAGGCTCACCTGAACCTTGAATGGTTAGATGAATCAGGTAATTTGAATAAAGCCCCTACAGCTCAACTTATACTGTACCCCCAATACCCTGAGGTAAGAATGTCGGGATTTCTGAAGGGAGCTGCTAACGCTCCAAACAGACTGTTGACCTCTCGGGATGAAGGTCGTGTCATGTTTCTGGGGGTGGCTGCTAGCGACAAGATTATTGGTTATGTAATCGACAGGGATAATCCAATATCGTCAGTAATCGCCCGATTGATTGATACAAACTCGGCTGGTGTTTTCACTGAAATATTTATTGGTGAAACAAATCTCCGGGAATTGCTTCTAAAATTGGCAGAGATATACCGAAAAGGCTGGATTGATTCAAAAAGACTGAATTCAAATGGCAATGCAGTCCCATGCAACGCACCAAATTGTGGCGGTTATACCCTTGAGGCAGAACTCGGTGTTACACCAAATGGGTATCCCCTGCCGGATTACCTTGACTTCGAGATCAAGCAATATGGTGTGAATAACTTTGAATCCATGAAACCTCTTTCTCCATTAACACTGATGACACCTGAGCCAACAGGTGGATATTACGTAGATATGGGCGTAGAGGCGTTTGTCCGAAAATACGGTTACACAGATAAAATGGGCAGACCAGATCGTTTAAACTTTGGTGGAATACATACAATAGGTAAAAGGACAGACATCACTGGCCTGACCCTAAACCTGAAGGGCTACAACTCGGTCAAAGGTAATTTCGATCCCGATAATGGAGGTATTGTTCTGGAAGACGATCAGGGTCGAATTGCCGCCCTATGGAATTTTTCGTCCTTAATGGAGCACTGGACAATCAAACATGCTCGGGCAGGTTACATTCCCTCAATGGCGAGAACTGAACTGGCCAAACAATACTCTTATGGCCCCATAATATCTTTGGGATTGGGAACCGATTTCAAGCTGTTTCTGGATGCAATAGCTGTTGGACACATATATTACGATCCTGGGATCAAGGTAGAAAACATCTCCTCAGACCATCCAAAAACAAAACGCCGGAGTCAGTTCAGAATACGGATAAGCTCACTTTATACCCTTTACAGGTCATGGCAGGAATATAATCTTGCCGTGTTGTAG
- a CDS encoding Fur family transcriptional regulator: protein MTHTTHDLAAVVHRSGHKLTPQRQIILDTLCEMGGHVTVAALYERVHGRYPAIDRSTVYRALDFFGELGLVSAATIGGAAVYEIAGATAAGDDAAHHHLVCLGCGHIDHAPGEAFVAFAAHLQAAHGFAADVSRLTIEGLCRECNGE from the coding sequence ATGACCCACACCACCCACGACCTCGCCGCCGTCGTCCACCGCAGCGGCCACAAGCTGACCCCGCAGCGGCAGATCATCCTCGACACGTTGTGCGAGATGGGCGGGCACGTGACCGTGGCGGCGCTGTATGAGCGGGTCCACGGCCGCTATCCGGCCATCGACCGCTCCACCGTCTACCGCGCGCTGGATTTTTTCGGCGAGTTGGGGCTGGTCAGCGCGGCGACGATTGGCGGGGCGGCCGTCTATGAGATCGCCGGCGCGACGGCCGCGGGCGACGACGCGGCCCACCACCATCTGGTGTGCCTGGGCTGCGGCCACATCGACCACGCGCCGGGCGAGGCGTTCGTGGCCTTCGCCGCGCACCTTCAAGCTGCCCATGGCTTCGCCGCCGACGTGTCGCGCCTGACCATCGAGGGCCTCTGCCGTGAATGCAATGGGGAGTAG
- a CDS encoding energy-coupling factor ABC transporter permease, translating into MPILPATILLHIPDGFLHVLVSAVCWAITLIVLGLAVNNTRRELDERLVPLAGIMAAFIFAAQMLNFPVAGGTSGHFVGAALAFIVLGPWLGLLAMSAVIAVQALLFQDGGLVVMGANILVMGIVPGFVALAVYRWAGGREASAARRNLVTGAAAWLSVMVAALAVALLLAFSGTSALGVVLPAMLGVHALIGLGEALITVAALSFIRVARPELLDERAAVGRGGWVVGGLAVALLLVLAAPFASGHPDGLEWVAESAGFLGTAQDAPYTILPDYTVPFLGDSGLSTIVAGVVGVLLVAGLVTLAARALRRRELA; encoded by the coding sequence ATGCCCATCTTGCCCGCGACTATTTTGCTCCATATCCCCGACGGCTTCCTCCACGTCCTGGTGTCGGCCGTCTGTTGGGCCATCACCCTCATCGTCCTGGGGCTGGCCGTGAACAACACCCGGCGCGAGCTGGACGAGCGGCTGGTGCCGCTGGCGGGCATCATGGCCGCCTTCATCTTCGCCGCCCAGATGCTCAACTTCCCGGTGGCCGGCGGCACGTCGGGCCACTTCGTCGGCGCGGCGCTGGCCTTCATCGTGCTGGGGCCGTGGCTGGGGCTGTTGGCCATGAGCGCCGTCATCGCCGTGCAGGCCCTGCTGTTCCAGGACGGCGGGCTGGTGGTCATGGGGGCCAATATTTTGGTCATGGGCATCGTGCCCGGCTTTGTGGCGTTGGCCGTCTACCGCTGGGCGGGCGGGCGCGAGGCGTCGGCCGCGCGGCGCAATCTGGTGACCGGGGCGGCGGCCTGGCTGTCGGTCATGGTGGCCGCGCTGGCCGTGGCCCTGCTGCTGGCCTTCAGCGGCACGAGCGCGTTGGGCGTGGTGCTGCCGGCCATGCTGGGCGTCCATGCCCTCATCGGCCTGGGCGAGGCGCTCATCACCGTGGCCGCGCTCAGCTTCATCCGCGTCGCCCGGCCGGAACTGCTGGATGAGCGGGCGGCCGTGGGGCGGGGCGGTTGGGTCGTCGGCGGGCTGGCCGTGGCCCTGCTGCTGGTGCTGGCCGCGCCCTTCGCCTCCGGCCATCCCGACGGGCTGGAGTGGGTGGCCGAATCGGCCGGCTTCCTCGGCACGGCCCAGGACGCGCCCTACACCATTCTGCCCGACTACACCGTGCCCTTCCTGGGCGATTCGGGGCTATCGACCATCGTCGCCGGGGTGGTGGGGGTGCTGCTGGTGGCCGGTCTGGTGACCCTCGCCGCCCGTGCCCTGCGCCGCCGCGAATTAGCTTAA
- the cbiQ gene encoding cobalt ECF transporter T component CbiQ, with protein sequence MNATSFDRYLARASVVHRLDPRVKVVVALAFIAGVALLPDGAWAVYGAAVALVLAVAVAARLSPWLVVRRSLVGLPFLLAAVTVLFIPGRIVLAGPWGLDVSDAGLLRFGSIVGRSLISLSAAVLLTATTRFPDVLHALRHLRVPAVLVAIIAFMYRYLFVLVEEVERLLRARASRSARPVGGGGGGSLGWRAGVAGHMAGQLLLRSLDRSDRVYAAMQARGYRGELLTLAPHAMRAVDWLALGGGLVVVVLLQLVARI encoded by the coding sequence ATGAACGCTACTTCGTTCGACCGCTATTTGGCGCGGGCCAGTGTTGTCCATCGCCTCGACCCACGGGTCAAGGTCGTGGTGGCGCTGGCCTTCATCGCCGGCGTGGCCCTGTTGCCCGATGGGGCCTGGGCGGTCTATGGCGCGGCCGTGGCGTTGGTGCTGGCCGTGGCCGTGGCCGCGCGGCTGTCGCCGTGGCTGGTGGTGCGGCGGTCGCTGGTGGGGTTGCCCTTCCTGCTGGCGGCGGTCACGGTGTTGTTCATCCCCGGCCGGATCGTGCTGGCCGGGCCGTGGGGGCTGGACGTGAGCGATGCCGGGCTGCTCCGCTTCGGCAGCATTGTCGGCCGCAGCCTTATCTCGCTCAGCGCGGCCGTGCTGCTGACGGCCACGACGCGCTTCCCCGACGTGCTCCACGCCCTGCGCCATCTGCGCGTGCCGGCCGTGCTGGTGGCGATCATCGCCTTCATGTACCGCTATCTGTTCGTGCTGGTGGAGGAGGTGGAGCGGCTCTTGCGGGCGCGGGCCTCGCGCAGCGCCCGGCCGGTGGGTGGGGGGGGCGGCGGGTCGTTGGGCTGGCGGGCGGGCGTGGCCGGGCACATGGCCGGGCAACTGCTGTTGCGCAGCCTGGATCGCAGCGACCGGGTCTACGCCGCCATGCAGGCCCGCGGCTATCGCGGCGAACTGCTGACGCTGGCCCCCCACGCCATGCGGGCGGTTGATTGGTTGGCGCTGGGTGGCGGGTTGGTCGTGGTAGTCCTGCTGCAACTCGTGGCGCGAATCTAA
- a CDS encoding energy-coupling factor ABC transporter ATP-binding protein, with amino-acid sequence MPVVHPEQTARPAHPPLPPALVEIDDLRYSYPDGQPALLGVSLRIAPGEKVALVGPNGAGKSTLLLHLNGILGGPESPLRVCGLPPTKKNLPVIRGLVGLVFQNPDDQLFSPTVLEDVAFGPLHMGLAEAEVRRRAALALAQVGMAGFEERLPHHLSIGQKKRIAIATVLAMSAELLALDEPTAGLDPRGRRQLIDLLRALPQTLLVSTHDMALVRDIFPRTIIMDGGRVVADGATGELLRDAGLLAAHGLEVP; translated from the coding sequence ATGCCCGTAGTCCACCCCGAACAAACGGCCCGCCCGGCCCACCCGCCGCTGCCCCCGGCGCTGGTCGAGATCGACGACCTGCGCTACAGCTACCCCGACGGCCAGCCGGCGCTGCTGGGCGTCAGCCTGCGCATTGCCCCCGGCGAAAAGGTGGCCCTCGTTGGGCCGAACGGCGCGGGCAAGAGCACGCTGCTGCTGCACCTCAACGGCATCCTCGGCGGGCCGGAGTCCCCCTTGCGCGTCTGCGGCCTGCCGCCGACCAAGAAGAACCTGCCGGTCATCCGCGGCCTCGTCGGGCTGGTGTTCCAGAACCCCGACGACCAACTCTTCTCGCCCACGGTGCTGGAGGACGTGGCCTTTGGGCCGCTCCACATGGGGCTGGCCGAGGCCGAGGTGCGCCGCCGGGCCGCCCTGGCGCTGGCGCAGGTGGGCATGGCCGGCTTCGAGGAGCGCCTGCCGCACCATTTGAGCATCGGCCAGAAGAAGCGCATCGCCATTGCCACGGTGCTGGCGATGTCGGCCGAGCTGCTGGCCCTCGACGAGCCGACGGCCGGGCTGGACCCGCGCGGGCGGCGGCAGCTCATCGACCTGCTGCGCGCCCTGCCCCAGACGCTGCTGGTGAGCACCCACGACATGGCCCTGGTGCGCGACATCTTCCCGCGCACGATTATTATGGATGGCGGGCGCGTCGTGGCTGATGGGGCGACGGGCGAGTTGTTGCGCGATGCCGGCCTGTTGGCGGCGCATGGGTTGGAAGTGCCGTAG